One part of the Bombus terrestris chromosome 13, iyBomTerr1.2, whole genome shotgun sequence genome encodes these proteins:
- the LOC100643905 gene encoding piezo-type mechanosensitive ion channel component isoform X11 yields the protein MAISATKGSYEQSGIIEHIIMAVYSIFQLIINSSYLATNIIMMTWSIMYHSWTTFALLLWALILWMVPNKRASMMKCSPFIVIYAMLLLLVQYIYSMDLTEEELPTKINGISVSEIGFSKSEQLSRWHLVVKCLFISMFWITMRQYTAERTRQRRSSALRDMVAPLHVSVSTATAAMNHEAPEIKSKFMKDVGILLKKLLTKFWIAVVAIMLFISGITGERMTVFRIIYMSLFLVLIITFQISWTVWRKMMYTFWITVIGYSVIMLILVYTYQFHNFPEYWNYLHIDEDLQKDIGLEIYETKDLFVRLLTPTFFVIITVLQIHYFHKDFLEVTDIEKFGTEESPRIERSSLGHSPILTMPPSSPGEVFLVEEEKEHIYSLRQLKEMSKLERLQLLHNVIQQLLNLYNYTWLFFEIHMQKIIFISVMIFCVNDVCAINFVFVLILVIMINSRRNVQICTANTIAAIIAILMVVKMLYQIQYIDHNNWNINCTKFPSENQTQYGSNNTMYNIAEWFGIKKGEPGHLAELLKGYIGILVVTTLRKIIRIRQCFYRKAHNKPLDTPQVMFPSITREDADKGVPQCLKFLFNYGFYKFGVEFCLIGIVALIGTRLDFYSVLYSIWLLLFFSLRRKAISRIWPFFKFFGIILLPIQYSFVVAPPSWFCIEYPWSESKTLRGLQEWMYLPDPDFPPNARKLMCDFILLMMVVRQSLVFQIEERSTATNREFPAGHNYSVYENMEKPNFINPVKDYVSHIHCWLDIIKRGVLISLMWITLSIMFLAGTERTNLFSLGYLIGAFVFLWQGSDFYLRPVKTILKWWNLLIGYNVVVIFSKALLQGVGCVLIEQLQVLACPLIQLFGITCLRKFRSSVSDIVLEKLDCEVPQEDIGMVWDGLCFGFLLLQKRLFKSYYFFHIVDETKAMSILASRGAELLEELHQKRIEIQENVEKNVLQKLKFKMDKIKANQRKIQGPSYREPQIHAVDTLYPGTRPLYRVRAPKTNREAVRSGDYYMFDDLDDDDVTDLIPDTESEKKEAEKRHEAEKRGRRMTISELMNTLIKTDIEIATHVAMYGGTEKDALRLRRRSVPLTRKKSSMSYLSARSETDTAVATDAADKTSLASADMETDEKDAAAAERDKTPVPTDDEYGEDKPDEKEEETQEDEQKVSIATYFKFIIVMVNSTLTSMTKYLNRFSRDYRYIRKVLTKEKKVLKTKPDFRMGMRLGITQIWQPIPVMKQGSTNGNAEESYDAGEGPNQPRPQEERKSSSLMVPHIRILAPSLERGLDISSSSSLFSEISPVQHDDEGGALSEVDQPPIIQLLASIWFGVLAHSCLLCYFMVFLHQIKNASVLSTPLPLMVFCWGSLTIPRPSKTFWITLIAYTEAIVIVKCIFQLEVLPWNRDAAPNNPLFTPRIMGVERKHNYALWDLLLLLMVFFHRFMLKSLGQWTSPSLKPRKIIPSTLTVVPAKPPPPENRGQGESASLQEEEGGSTVRTPKGATLNLRAAGEGENAQATNEYEKLVAVQGEEISPMNEEFNKAMNMTVNKYKEPMKDFFQKILSPISKEKTNVYAYMFLCDFFNFLLLIFGFSAFGTQQGDGGVTAYLQENRVPMPFLLMLLLQFALIVIDRALFLKKSIVGKLIFHYFLIFGVHIWMFFILPSVTERQFNERLPPQIWYMVKCFYLLLAAYQLRQGYPTRILGNFLCKKYSIVNYVLFKVFMLVPFLFELRAVMDWIWTDTSMTIMDWFKMEDIFANIYQIKCMRGVETDFPQPRGVKKKQMSKYLIGGGALFFMIGLIWFPLLLFALGGTVGVSNLPYDVSMKIRIGPYEPIYSMSAQSSSIIEYDETDFTRFSNLYARDRPAVTFLENYIHSDVAAVRLSGFSRKLWSISPPDLDRLITELEDNSTTVVIHVEWTVSRKTDAKDASGITTQVRDIRLPPYENNEFNPVRRTLANMLSSNDSTVHNGTITLQYAFPKFLKVTGRTTDVVPQLMRMPKWLDDNVEEDDENHLYRDVSLHLSTDADCCARQKWWIVKEVCNDTLYDQLLKRVPLNNCKYIMMFLFNDKTFPEGLSFISGFGILGLYTTAVIVISQMMRKVVSDMAPKIMFDDLPYVDRILRLCLDIYLVRESGELCLEEDLFAKLIFLYRSPETLIRWTRPPEEGERTDNEDQDDVDEDAVAPRGESRDVSRRE from the exons ATGGCAATCAGCGCGACGAAAGGCTCGT ACGAGCAATCCGGAATCATCGAACATATCATTATGGCTGTATATTCCATCTTCCAATTGATAATCAATTCATCCTATCTTGCTACGAATATCATAATGATG ACTTGGAGTATAATGTACCACAGTTGGACAACGTTTGCGCTGTTATTATGGGCCTTGATTCTCTGGATGGTGCCTAATAAACGCGCTTCCATGATGAAATGCTCGCCGTTTATCGTTATCTATGCAATGCTTTTGCTTCTCGTTCAGTACATTTATAGCATGGATCTGACAGAAGAAGAACTACCAACGAAGATAAACGGAATAAGTGTGTCGGAGATTGGTTTCAGCAAATCTGAACAACTTAGCCGGTGGCATTTAGTCGTCAAg TGTCTGTTCATATCTATGTTCTGGATAACTATGAGACAATATACCGCTGAAAGAACCAGACAAAGACGTTCTTCAGCGTTGAGAGACATGGTAGCGCCGTTACATGTCTCTGTTTCGACAGCTACCGCGGCGATGAATCACGAAGCGCCGGAAATCAAAAGCAAATTCATGAAAGATGTTGGCATACtcttgaaaaaattattaaccAAATTTTGGATCGCCGTAGTGGCTATCATGCTATTTATCTCTGGAATCACCGGCGAACGTATGACCGTCTTCAGGATCATTTATATGTCCCTGTTCTTAGTTTTAATCATCACTTTCCAG atATCATGGACAGTATGGAGGAAGATGATGTACACATTCTGGATTACAGTCATTGGTTACTCCGTAATCATGCTGATTCTCGTGTACACTTAccaatttcataatttcccgGAATATTGGAACTATCTCCATATTGACGAGGACTTGCAGAAGGACATTGGTTTAGAAATATACGAGACCAAGGATCTATTTGTTAGATTACTGACGCCAACGTTCTTCGTAATTATCACTGTCCTCCAGATTCATTATTTCCATAAAGATTTCTTGGAAGTGACCGATATCGAGAAATTTGG aacTGAAGAGAGTCCTCGAATCGAACGATCGAGTCTTGGCCATTCACCGATTTTAACCATGCCACCATCTTCACCGGGAGAAGTTTTCCTTgttgaagaagagaaagaacatATATACTCCTTAAGACAGTTAAAAG aaaTGTCGAAACTGGAGCGGCTACagttacttcataacgtaatacagcaactcttaaatttgtataattatactTGGCTCTTCTTTGAAATTCACATGCAAAAGATCATTTTCATTTCTGTGATGATTTTCTGTGTCAACGAT gtCTGTGCtattaattttgtattcgtCTTGATACTGGTTATCATGATCAATTCTCgaagaaatgttcaaatatgTACTGCCAACACGATCGCCGCGATAATTGCCATTCTGATGGTCGTAAAAATGCTATATCAAATTCAGTATATCGATCACAATAACTGGAATATTAATTGCacg AAATTTCCATCTGAAAATCAAACTCAGTATGGCAGCAATAACACGATGTACAATATCGCAGAGTGGTTTGGAATAAAAAAAGGAGAGCCAGGACATTTGGCAGAATTATTGAAGGGTTACATAGGAATCTTAGTGGTGACTACTCTCAGAAAAATCATCAGAATTCGACAGTGTTTCTATAGAAAAGCACATAACAAACCTTTGGACACTCCTCAAGTTATGTTCCCTTCTATCACCAGAGAAGACGCTGACAAAGGAGTACCACAGTGCTTGAAATTCCTTTTCAATTATGGATTCTATAAGTTTGGCGTTGAATTCTGTTTGATAGGAATAGTGGCACTCATTGGAACCAGATTAGATTTCTATTCTGTCCTTTATAGCATTTGGCTTTTACTATTCTTCTCTTTGAGAAGAAAAGCAATATCCAGAATTTGGCCTTTCTTCAAGTTCTTTGGTATAATTTTACTACCTATTCAGTATTCTTTCGTTGTGGCTCCACCATCTTGGTTTTGTATAg AGTATCCATGGAGTGAATCCAAAACTTTGAGGGGTTTGCAAGAGTGGATGTATTTACCTGATCCTGACTTTCCACCAAACGCTAGAAAATTAATGT gTGATTTTATTCTGCTAATGATGGTCGTCAGACAAAGTCTCGTCTTCCAAATAGAAGAAAGAAGCACAGCGACTAACAGAGAATTTCCAGCTGGTCATAATTATTCCGTCTACGAAAATATGGAGAAACCAAATTTCATCAATCCTGTGAAGGATTACGTGTCACATATTCACTGTTGGTTAGACATAATTAAACGAGGCGTATTAATAAGTCTCATGTGGATCACTTTGTCGATCATGTTCCTGGCTGGAACAGAAAGGACTAATCTCTTCTCGTTGGGTTATTTAATTGGTGCATTCGTATTCCTCTGGCAAGGAAGTGACTTTTACTTGAGACCAGTGAAAACCATCTTGAAATGGTGGAATCTTCTAATCGGTTACAATGTGGTCGTCATATTTTCCAAGGCTTTGCTTCAGGGTGTAGGTTGCGTGCTGATAGAACAG cTGCAAGTGTTAGCGTGTCCACTGATTCAGCTATTCGGTATAACTTGTCTAAGAAAATTCCGAAGTTCAGTGAGCGACATAGTTCTGGAAAAATTGGATTGCGAGGTGCCACAAGAAGATATCGGCATGGTCTGGGATGGTCTATGCTTTGGCTTCCTGTTACTCCAGAAACGACTGTTCAAGAGTTATTACTTCTTCCACATAGTAGATGAAACGAAAGCTATGAGCATCCTAGCGTCTAGAGGGGCGGAGTTATTAGAAGAACTGCACCAGAAGCGCATCGAAATTCAAGAAAACGTTGAGAAGAACGTGTTGCAGAAGTTGAAGTTTAAAATGGATAAAATCAAAGCTAACCAGAGAAAAATACAAGGACCTAGTTACAGGGAACCACAGATACACGCAGTTG ATACTCTCTATCCAGGAACACGGCCGTTGTACAGAGTTCGCGCCCCAAAGACCAACAGAGAGG CTGTCAGATCAGGCGATTACTACATGTTCGACGACCTGGACGACGACGACGTGACCGATCTGATCCCGGACACTGAATCCGAAAAAAAAGAAGCGGAGAAACGTCATGAAGCTGAAAAACGCGGCAGAAGAATGACCATTTCCGAG CTGATGAACACGCTGATTAAGACAGACATTGAGATCGCGACACACGTCGCCATGTACGGAGGGACTGAAAAGGACGCGCTGAGACTACGTCGTCGGAGTGTGCCTTTAACAAGGAAGAAATCATCTATGTCGTATCTCAGTGCACGTTCCGAGACCGACACTGCAGTGGCCACCGAT GCCGCTGACAAAACAAGTCTCGCGTCGGCGGACATGGAAACCGATGAAAAAGATGCGGCCGCGGCAGAACGTGATAAAACACCAGTGCCAACAGACGACGAATATGGAGAAGATAAACCAGATGAAAAGGAGGAGGAGACACAGGAGGATGAGCAAAAAGTATCAATTGCTACGTACTTCAAATTCATTATAGTGATGGTTAATAGCACCCTGACGTCGATGACCAAGTACTTGAACAGATTTTCGCGTGACTATAGATACATTCGCAAGGTtttaacgaaagaaaagaaagtattaAAG ACAAAACCAGACTTCCGGATGGGAATGCGATTGGGAATCACTCAAATATGGCAGCCAATTCCTGTGATGAAACAAGG ATCGACTAATGGAAATGCCGAGGAATCTTACGATGCTGGCGAGGGACCTAACCAACCACGACCGCAGGAAGAAAG GAAAAGCAGCTCGTTGATGGTCCCTCATATTCGAATTTTGGCACCGAGTTTGGAGCGAGGATTGGACATATCCTCCTCCAG CTCACTATTCTCCGAAATCTCACCTGTCCAACACGATGACGAAGGTGGTGCACTGTCTGAAGTCGATCAACCACCGATAATCCAATTATTGGCATCTATTTGGTTTGGAGTCCTGGCACATTCGTGTCTACTTTGTTACTTCATGGTATTCCTTCATCAGATTAAAAATGCATCCGTCCTTTCCACGCCTTTGCCTCTCATGGTGTTCTGCTGGGGTTCGTTAACCATTCCACGACCCTCGAAAACATTTTGGATAACGTTGATCGCGTACACCgag GCAATTGTGATAGTAAAATGCATTTTCCAATTGGAAGTATTGCCCTGGAATCGAGATGCTGCACCGAATAATCCTCTATTTACTCCTAGAATTATGGGCGTTGAACGCAAACATAATTATGCTTTGTGGGATCTGCTGTTACTTCTCATGGTGTTCTTTCATAG ATTTATGCTGAAATCATTAGGGCAATGGACATCCCCATCCCTAAAACCAAGAAAAATTATTCCTTCCACTTTAACTGTAGTTCCAGCCAAGCCTCCACCACCAGAAAATAGAGGTCAAGGAGAATCTGCATCGctacaagaagaagaagg cgGTAGTACCGTAAGAACACCTAAAGGAGCAACTCTGAATCTTCGCGCAGCAGGCGAGGGTGAAAATGCGCAAGCCACAaatgaatatgaaaaattagtagCCGTTCAAGGAGAAGAAATCAGTCCCATGAACGAAGAGTTCAATAAAGCCATGAATATGAC tgtaaataaatacaaagaacCAATGAAAGATTTCTTCCAAAAAATTCTTAGCCCAATTAGCAAAGAAAAGACGAacgtatatgcatatatgttcCTGTgtgatttctttaatttcttgcTACTCATTTTTGGATTTTCTGCATTTGGG ACACAACAAGGAGACGGTGGTGTTACAGCCTATTTACAAGAAAATCGAGTTCCGATGCCATTCTTACTGATGTTACTGCTACAGTTTGCATTGATAGTTATCGATAGAGCCTTGTTCTTAAAGAAATCAATCGTAGGCAAACTAATTTTCCATTACTTTCTTATATTTGGCGTTCACATTTGGATGTTCTTCATATTGCCAAGTGTTACCGAACG ACAATTTAATGAGAGGCTTCCACCGCAAATTTGGTACATGGTCAAGTGCTTCTACCTCTTGTTAGCGGCTTATCAATTAAGACAAGGCTATCCGACACGAATACTTGGCAACTTCCTCTGCAAGAAATACAGCATTGTCAACTATGTCTTATTCAAAGT ATTCATGTTAGTCCCATTCTTATTCGAATTAAGGGCAGTAATGGACTGGATCTGGACGGACACTTCCATGACGATAATGGATTGGTTCAAAATGGAAGATATTTTCGCCAATATTTATCAAATCAAG TGTATGCGAGGCGTAGAAACGGATTTCCCTCAGCCACGAGGTGtaaagaagaaacaaatgaGCAAGTACTTAATCGGTGGTGGTGCTCTCTTCTTCATGATTGGATTAATATGGTTCCCCTTGCTCTTATTTGCACTTGGTGGCACAGTTGGTGTTTCTAATCTACCCTACGacgtttcaatgaaaattaGAATTGGTCCTTATGAACCAATTTACTCTATGTCGGCACAAAGTAGCTCTATCATCGAATACGACGAAACTGATTTCACGAGATTTTCGAATTTGTACGCGAGAGATAGACCTGCAGTCACTTTCCTGGAGAACTATATACATTCTGATGTCGCTGCCGTGAGATTGAGTGGGTTCTCTCGAAAATTATGGAGTATATCTCCGCCAGACTTAGATAG ACTGATAACAGAATTAGAAGATAATAGCACAACCGTGGTCATCCACGTAGAGTGGACGGTGTCTCGAAAAACGGACGCGAAAGATGCCAGTGGGATAACGACACAAGTGAGAGATATAAGATTGCCACCGTATGAAAACAATGAATTTAATCCTGTGAGAAGAACGTTAGCTAATATGCTCTCTAGCAATGACTCAACCGTGCATAATGGTACTATCACCTTGCAATATGCGTTTCCCAAGTTTTTGAAAGTGACTGGTCGAACCACTGACGTCGTTCCGCAATTAATGCGAATGC CGAAATGGCTTGATGACAATGTAGAGGAAGACGATGAGAATCATCTGTACAGGGATGTTAGTCTTCATTTATCTACCGACGCAGATTGTTGTGCTCGTCAGAAATGGTGGATCGTTAAAGAAGTTTGCAATGATACTTTATACGATCAGCTATTAAAGAGAGTGCCCTTAAATAACTGCAAGTACATCATGATGTTCTTGTTCAATGATAAAACGTTCCCCGAGGGGTTGAGCTTTATCAGTGGATTTGG AATCTTAGGTTTGTACACTACCGCGGTGATAGTCATAAGTCAAATGATGAGGAAGGTAGTCAGTGACATGGCGCCGAAGATTATGTTCGATGACTTACCCTACGTCGATAGAATACTAAGATTATGCTTAGATATTTATTTGGTCCGTGAAAGTGGAGAATTGTGTCTCGAGGAAGACTTGTTCGCCAAATTAATATTCCTCTACAGATCACCGGAGACGTTGATCAG ATGGACAAGGCCACccgaagaaggagagagaactGACAATGAAGATCAAGATGATGTAGATGAGGATGCTGTGGCACCAAGAGGAGAATCTCGAGATGTTTCTCGTAGAGAATAA